Proteins encoded within one genomic window of Solenopsis invicta isolate M01_SB chromosome 10, UNIL_Sinv_3.0, whole genome shotgun sequence:
- the LOC105195484 gene encoding arginine kinase isoform X3, with protein MVDAAVLDKLEFRYVKLVESDSKSLLKKYLTKEIFDQLKTRKTSFGSTLLDVIQSGLENHDSGVGIYAPDAEAYTVFAELFDPIIDDYHGGFKKTDKHPPKDFGDLDCFGNLDPTGEYIVSTRVRCGRSLEGYPFNPCLTEAQYKEMEEKVSSTLSGLTGELKGTFYPLTGMSKEVQQKLIDDHFLFKEGDRFLQAANACRFWPTGRGIFHNDDKTFLVWCNEEDHLRIISMQMGGDLGQVYRRLVTAVNEIEKRLPFSHNDRFGFLTFCPTNLGTTVRASVHIKVPKLAANMAKLEEVAAKYNLQVRGTRGEHTEAEGGIYDISNKRRLGLTEFQAVKEMYDGIAELIKIEASL; from the exons atggtGGACGCAGCGGTTTTGGACAAGCTGGAGTTCCGCTATGTGAAACTAGTCGAGTCCGACAGCAAATCGCTGCTGAAGAAGTATTTAACCAAGGAGATCTTCGATCAGCTCAAGACCAGGAAGACCTCATTCGGCTCCACCCTTTTGGACGTCATTCAATCTGGTCTTGAAAATCATGATTCCGGCGTTGGTATCTACGCGCCCGACGCGGAGGCGTACACCGTCTTCGCAGAGCTTTTCGATCCTATCATCGATGACTATCATGGCGGTTTCAAGAAGACCGACAAGCATCCTCCCAAGGACTTCGGTGACCTCGACTGCTTCGGCAATCTCGACCCTAcc gGTGAATACATCGTGTCGACTCGCGTGCGATGCGGTCGCTCCTTGGAGGGATATCCGTTCAACCCATGTCTAACGGAGGCGCAGTATAAGGAGATGGAAGAAAAGGTGTCCAGTACGCTGTCGGGTCTCACCGGTGAACTGAAGGGTACTTTCTACCCGCTCACTGGCATGAGCAAGGAAGTACAGCAGAAGCTGATTGACGATCACTTCCTCTTCAAGGAGGGTGATCGTTTCCTTCAGGCAGCGAATGCTTGCCGTTTCTGGCCCACCGGACGCGGCATCTTCCATAACGATGACAAGACCTTCTTGGTTTGGTGCAACGAGGAAGATCATCTTCGTATCATCTCTATGCAGATGGGTGGTGATCTTGGACAG gTATACCGGCGTTTGGTGACGGCGGTGAACGAGATCGAAAAACGGCTGCCGTTCTCGCACAACGATCGCTTCGGCTTCCTGACGTTCTGCCCGACGAATCTGGGTACGACAGTGCGCGCCTCAGTGCACATCAAAGTGCCGAAACTCGCGGCGAACATGGCCAAGCTTGAGGAGGTCGCGGCCAAATACAATCTGCAAGTGCGTGGCACCCGCGGCGAACACACTGAGGCTGAAGGCGGCATCTATGACATCTCTAACAAACGCCGTCTCGGCCTGACTGAGTTCCAGGCTGTGAAGGAGATGTACGACGGCATCGCTGagctcatcaaaatcgaagCCAGCCTCTAA
- the LOC105195483 gene encoding phospholipid scramblase 1 isoform X1: protein MSDQKYYAPYPPPSGLGMQPPVATAPPQADGSGGWSQPNTTYPPGLESLMGLDYLFVNQKVELLQAFTGWETKNKYVITDNKGELVFYMAEESGICARLCMGSYRSCEFYLYDKNQREVLRLVRPFRCDGCCCPCYLQVLEVYSGSTLLGSVTQEWTCWRPKFYVRDASGEPVLMIKGPLLRFCVNVIFKVKSMDEKHRVGVIRKQWSGFAREMFTVSDKFGINFPRDLDAKMKAVLLGATVLIDFMYFEQDP, encoded by the exons ATGAGCGACCAAAAGTACTATGCACCGTATCCTCCGCCGTCGGGGTTGGGGATGCAGCCGCCAGTTGCAACAGCTCCACCGCAAGCAGATGGATCAG GTGGTTGGTCGCAGCCGAATACGACATATCCACCCGGTTTGGAATCCCTTATGGGCCTTGATTATCTTTTCGTGAACCAGAAAGTTGAATTGCTTCAAG CTTTTACTGGATGGGAAACTAAAAACAAATATGTCATTACGGATAACAAGGGCGAGTTGGTGTTTTACATGGCCGAGGAATCAGGAATATGTGCGCGATTGTGTATGGGAAGCTATCGTTCCTGTGAATTCTACCTTTACGACAAAAATCAGCGAGAGGTTCTTCGTTTGGTTCGACCCTTTAGATGCGACGGTTGCTGTTGTCCTTGCTATCTGCAG GTTCTAGAAGTATATTCCGGAAGTACTCTATTGGGCAGCGTTACTCAAGAGTGGACTTGTTGGCGGCCGAAGTTCTATGTTCGCGACGCATCCGGCGAACCAGTATTGATGATAAAAGGACCACTTTTGCGTTTTTGTGTTAACGTAATCTTTAAG GTCAAATCTATGGATGAGAAGCATCGCGTTGGCGTGATTCGGAAGCAATGGAGTGGCTTTGCTCGAGAGATGTTTACAGTTTCCGATAAATTCGGCATTAACTTTCCACGCGATCTCGATGCGAAGATGAAAGCCGTGTTGTTGGGGGCGACTGTTCTGATA GACTTCATGTATTTCGAGCAGGATCCTTAa
- the LOC105195483 gene encoding phospholipid scramblase 1 isoform X2: MGLDYLFVNQKVELLQAFTGWETKNKYVITDNKGELVFYMAEESGICARLCMGSYRSCEFYLYDKNQREVLRLVRPFRCDGCCCPCYLQVLEVYSGSTLLGSVTQEWTCWRPKFYVRDASGEPVLMIKGPLLRFCVNVIFKVKSMDEKHRVGVIRKQWSGFAREMFTVSDKFGINFPRDLDAKMKAVLLGATVLIDFMYFEQDP, from the exons ATGGGCCTTGATTATCTTTTCGTGAACCAGAAAGTTGAATTGCTTCAAG CTTTTACTGGATGGGAAACTAAAAACAAATATGTCATTACGGATAACAAGGGCGAGTTGGTGTTTTACATGGCCGAGGAATCAGGAATATGTGCGCGATTGTGTATGGGAAGCTATCGTTCCTGTGAATTCTACCTTTACGACAAAAATCAGCGAGAGGTTCTTCGTTTGGTTCGACCCTTTAGATGCGACGGTTGCTGTTGTCCTTGCTATCTGCAG GTTCTAGAAGTATATTCCGGAAGTACTCTATTGGGCAGCGTTACTCAAGAGTGGACTTGTTGGCGGCCGAAGTTCTATGTTCGCGACGCATCCGGCGAACCAGTATTGATGATAAAAGGACCACTTTTGCGTTTTTGTGTTAACGTAATCTTTAAG GTCAAATCTATGGATGAGAAGCATCGCGTTGGCGTGATTCGGAAGCAATGGAGTGGCTTTGCTCGAGAGATGTTTACAGTTTCCGATAAATTCGGCATTAACTTTCCACGCGATCTCGATGCGAAGATGAAAGCCGTGTTGTTGGGGGCGACTGTTCTGATA GACTTCATGTATTTCGAGCAGGATCCTTAa
- the LOC105195484 gene encoding arginine kinase isoform X2, with the protein MGGCTSKDTTSGDDKKNNKMVDAAVLDKLEFRYVKLVESDSKSLLKKYLTKEIFDQLKTRKTSFGSTLLDVIQSGLENHDSGVGIYAPDAEAYTVFAELFDPIIDDYHGGFKKTDKHPPKDFGDLDCFGNLDPTGEYIVSTRVRCGRSLEGYPFNPCLTEAQYKEMEEKVSSTLSGLTGELKGTFYPLTGMSKEVQQKLIDDHFLFKEGDRFLQAANACRFWPTGRGIFHNDDKTFLVWCNEEDHLRIISMQMGGDLGQVYRRLVTAVNEIEKRLPFSHNDRFGFLTFCPTNLGTTVRASVHIKVPKLAANMAKLEEVAAKYNLQVRGTRGEHTEAEGGIYDISNKRRLGLTEFQAVKEMYDGIAELIKIEASL; encoded by the exons ATGGGCGGATGTACTTCGAAGGATACCACGTCGGGCGACGA taaaaaaaataacaaaatggtGGACGCAGCGGTTTTGGACAAGCTGGAGTTCCGCTATGTGAAACTAGTCGAGTCCGACAGCAAATCGCTGCTGAAGAAGTATTTAACCAAGGAGATCTTCGATCAGCTCAAGACCAGGAAGACCTCATTCGGCTCCACCCTTTTGGACGTCATTCAATCTGGTCTTGAAAATCATGATTCCGGCGTTGGTATCTACGCGCCCGACGCGGAGGCGTACACCGTCTTCGCAGAGCTTTTCGATCCTATCATCGATGACTATCATGGCGGTTTCAAGAAGACCGACAAGCATCCTCCCAAGGACTTCGGTGACCTCGACTGCTTCGGCAATCTCGACCCTAcc gGTGAATACATCGTGTCGACTCGCGTGCGATGCGGTCGCTCCTTGGAGGGATATCCGTTCAACCCATGTCTAACGGAGGCGCAGTATAAGGAGATGGAAGAAAAGGTGTCCAGTACGCTGTCGGGTCTCACCGGTGAACTGAAGGGTACTTTCTACCCGCTCACTGGCATGAGCAAGGAAGTACAGCAGAAGCTGATTGACGATCACTTCCTCTTCAAGGAGGGTGATCGTTTCCTTCAGGCAGCGAATGCTTGCCGTTTCTGGCCCACCGGACGCGGCATCTTCCATAACGATGACAAGACCTTCTTGGTTTGGTGCAACGAGGAAGATCATCTTCGTATCATCTCTATGCAGATGGGTGGTGATCTTGGACAG gTATACCGGCGTTTGGTGACGGCGGTGAACGAGATCGAAAAACGGCTGCCGTTCTCGCACAACGATCGCTTCGGCTTCCTGACGTTCTGCCCGACGAATCTGGGTACGACAGTGCGCGCCTCAGTGCACATCAAAGTGCCGAAACTCGCGGCGAACATGGCCAAGCTTGAGGAGGTCGCGGCCAAATACAATCTGCAAGTGCGTGGCACCCGCGGCGAACACACTGAGGCTGAAGGCGGCATCTATGACATCTCTAACAAACGCCGTCTCGGCCTGACTGAGTTCCAGGCTGTGAAGGAGATGTACGACGGCATCGCTGagctcatcaaaatcgaagCCAGCCTCTAA
- the LOC105195484 gene encoding arginine kinase isoform X1 codes for MGGVCSSLGICESAEDQQTVQQTEQTEQTVQQIDDVDDDDVKKNNKMVDAAVLDKLEFRYVKLVESDSKSLLKKYLTKEIFDQLKTRKTSFGSTLLDVIQSGLENHDSGVGIYAPDAEAYTVFAELFDPIIDDYHGGFKKTDKHPPKDFGDLDCFGNLDPTGEYIVSTRVRCGRSLEGYPFNPCLTEAQYKEMEEKVSSTLSGLTGELKGTFYPLTGMSKEVQQKLIDDHFLFKEGDRFLQAANACRFWPTGRGIFHNDDKTFLVWCNEEDHLRIISMQMGGDLGQVYRRLVTAVNEIEKRLPFSHNDRFGFLTFCPTNLGTTVRASVHIKVPKLAANMAKLEEVAAKYNLQVRGTRGEHTEAEGGIYDISNKRRLGLTEFQAVKEMYDGIAELIKIEASL; via the exons ATGGGCGGCGTATGCTCATCGCTGGGTATATGCGAGTCGGCGGAAGACCAACAAACTGTCCAACAAACTGAACAAACCGAACAAACCGTCCAACAAAtcgacgacgtcgacgatgaCGACGT taaaaaaaataacaaaatggtGGACGCAGCGGTTTTGGACAAGCTGGAGTTCCGCTATGTGAAACTAGTCGAGTCCGACAGCAAATCGCTGCTGAAGAAGTATTTAACCAAGGAGATCTTCGATCAGCTCAAGACCAGGAAGACCTCATTCGGCTCCACCCTTTTGGACGTCATTCAATCTGGTCTTGAAAATCATGATTCCGGCGTTGGTATCTACGCGCCCGACGCGGAGGCGTACACCGTCTTCGCAGAGCTTTTCGATCCTATCATCGATGACTATCATGGCGGTTTCAAGAAGACCGACAAGCATCCTCCCAAGGACTTCGGTGACCTCGACTGCTTCGGCAATCTCGACCCTAcc gGTGAATACATCGTGTCGACTCGCGTGCGATGCGGTCGCTCCTTGGAGGGATATCCGTTCAACCCATGTCTAACGGAGGCGCAGTATAAGGAGATGGAAGAAAAGGTGTCCAGTACGCTGTCGGGTCTCACCGGTGAACTGAAGGGTACTTTCTACCCGCTCACTGGCATGAGCAAGGAAGTACAGCAGAAGCTGATTGACGATCACTTCCTCTTCAAGGAGGGTGATCGTTTCCTTCAGGCAGCGAATGCTTGCCGTTTCTGGCCCACCGGACGCGGCATCTTCCATAACGATGACAAGACCTTCTTGGTTTGGTGCAACGAGGAAGATCATCTTCGTATCATCTCTATGCAGATGGGTGGTGATCTTGGACAG gTATACCGGCGTTTGGTGACGGCGGTGAACGAGATCGAAAAACGGCTGCCGTTCTCGCACAACGATCGCTTCGGCTTCCTGACGTTCTGCCCGACGAATCTGGGTACGACAGTGCGCGCCTCAGTGCACATCAAAGTGCCGAAACTCGCGGCGAACATGGCCAAGCTTGAGGAGGTCGCGGCCAAATACAATCTGCAAGTGCGTGGCACCCGCGGCGAACACACTGAGGCTGAAGGCGGCATCTATGACATCTCTAACAAACGCCGTCTCGGCCTGACTGAGTTCCAGGCTGTGAAGGAGATGTACGACGGCATCGCTGagctcatcaaaatcgaagCCAGCCTCTAA